From one Melioribacteraceae bacterium genomic stretch:
- a CDS encoding CBS domain-containing protein produces the protein MYTAEDVLKEKDTEMITTPSDTKIKDAIKKMVDNKIGSILVTENNKIVGIWTERDFLRNSLLESFDINNDTVEKYMTRNITSAPHNASLYSLLDIFLGKRFRHLLIQKKDEYVGLLSMGDVIKANLNEKTKELEALNAIVSWEYYENWRFKKK, from the coding sequence ATGTATACTGCCGAAGATGTATTGAAAGAAAAAGATACTGAAATGATTACAACACCCTCTGATACAAAGATTAAAGATGCAATTAAGAAGATGGTTGATAATAAAATCGGGTCAATACTTGTCACCGAGAATAATAAAATAGTTGGTATTTGGACCGAAAGAGATTTTTTAAGAAACTCTTTGCTCGAGTCATTCGATATAAATAATGATACTGTAGAAAAATATATGACAAGAAATATAACTTCAGCCCCTCACAACGCATCATTGTATTCGCTGCTTGACATTTTCTTAGGTAAGAGATTTCGGCATCTTCTCATTCAAAAAAAAGACGAATACGTTGGGCTACTTTCCATGGGTGATGTTATTAAAGCAAACTTAAACGAAAAAACAAAAGAACTAGAAGCACTAAATGCCATTGTTAGTTGGGAGTACTACGAAAATTGGAGATTCAAGAAAAAGTAA
- a CDS encoding BMC domain-containing protein: MQMNSLGLIEMTSIAAGMQAADIMLKTSQVELVLSRTICSGKYMVLIGGEVAEVQSAIDAASTQIDFAVIDTFVIPHVHPDVFPALSGHTLATELEALGIIESFSVASLIEGADAAVKAASVQLIEIRLAMALGGKAFCTLTGEVAAVRSAVDAGAQVIADKGLLVNKVVIPQPRKELMSEMI, from the coding sequence ATGCAAATGAATTCACTTGGATTGATTGAGATGACAAGTATTGCAGCGGGAATGCAAGCAGCTGATATTATGTTAAAAACATCGCAAGTCGAACTTGTTCTTTCACGTACGATATGTTCAGGTAAATATATGGTTTTAATCGGTGGTGAAGTCGCAGAAGTTCAATCAGCGATCGATGCTGCCTCAACACAGATTGATTTTGCAGTAATTGATACTTTTGTTATTCCTCATGTTCATCCGGATGTTTTCCCGGCACTTTCCGGTCATACTCTCGCAACTGAATTGGAAGCATTAGGAATTATTGAATCATTTTCGGTTGCCTCCTTGATTGAAGGAGCCGATGCCGCCGTTAAAGCCGCAAGTGTTCAATTGATTGAAATAAGATTGGCAATGGCACTCGGCGGAAAAGCATTTTGTACGTTGACAGGCGAAGTAGCCGCAGTAAGAAGTGCGGTTGATGCTGGTGCTCAAGTTATTGCAGATAAAGGTTTGCTCGTTAACAAAGTTGTAATCCCGCAGCCACGCAAAGAATTGATGAGTGAGATGATTTAA
- a CDS encoding 4Fe-4S dicluster domain-containing protein, protein MSLDQKMFEAGVVGAGGAGFPTHIKAKSTVEFVLANGAECEPLIHKDLEIMKNFPKEIVNGMELMIKQTKAKKGFFGIKSKNTIAMEKIQNEFTNGKIDLTILGDFYPSGDEYELVYEATKRLIPPHGIPLDVGCVVNNVETFYNVSRASEGIPVTEKFVCVAGAVRNPSTFFAPVGTSFEELIKHAGGATVNDYGIFIGGLLMGTLTFDLSEVVTKTTAAIIVLPKNHYMINRMERPKEDMNRIGKSACDQCSYCTEFCPRYLLGYDVQPHKVMRSLQFTASGKDLWNQYADLCCACGLCSLYACPEDLYPREACVQSKEEMRVNGEKYEQQKPVKVHPIKEGRRVPLKQLRKRLNVEEYEKDTPYNSNRPQPNSVKIKLKQHVGAPAISLVNIGDIVKVGDVIAKPEEGKLGSTIHASISGKISHINEEFIRISK, encoded by the coding sequence AACACACATTAAAGCAAAATCAACCGTAGAATTTGTGTTAGCAAATGGTGCCGAGTGTGAACCGTTGATTCATAAAGATCTTGAGATTATGAAAAATTTCCCGAAAGAAATTGTTAATGGCATGGAATTAATGATAAAACAGACAAAAGCGAAGAAAGGTTTTTTTGGAATAAAATCAAAGAACACGATTGCGATGGAAAAAATTCAAAATGAATTCACCAACGGAAAAATTGATTTGACAATTCTTGGTGACTTTTATCCATCCGGTGATGAATACGAGTTAGTTTACGAAGCTACAAAAAGATTAATTCCGCCTCATGGAATTCCACTCGATGTTGGATGTGTTGTCAACAATGTGGAAACATTTTATAATGTCAGTCGTGCATCTGAAGGAATACCCGTAACTGAGAAATTTGTTTGTGTTGCCGGAGCGGTGAGAAATCCATCAACATTTTTTGCTCCGGTTGGGACCAGTTTTGAAGAACTAATTAAACATGCTGGCGGAGCTACTGTTAATGATTATGGAATATTCATCGGTGGTTTACTGATGGGTACATTAACGTTCGATCTCTCTGAAGTTGTAACAAAAACAACGGCAGCGATAATCGTTCTCCCTAAGAATCATTATATGATTAATAGAATGGAACGACCGAAAGAGGACATGAATCGTATAGGTAAATCGGCTTGCGATCAATGTAGTTATTGTACTGAATTCTGTCCGCGTTATTTACTCGGCTATGATGTTCAACCTCATAAAGTGATGCGGTCATTACAATTCACAGCATCGGGTAAGGATTTATGGAATCAATATGCGGATCTTTGTTGTGCTTGCGGGCTTTGTTCATTATACGCTTGTCCCGAAGATTTATATCCACGTGAAGCATGTGTGCAGAGTAAAGAAGAAATGCGCGTGAATGGCGAAAAATATGAACAACAAAAACCTGTTAAAGTTCATCCTATTAAAGAGGGAAGACGGGTTCCATTGAAGCAGTTGCGGAAGAGATTAAATGTAGAGGAATATGAAAAAGACACACCTTATAATAGCAATAGACCGCAACCCAATTCGGTAAAAATAAAGTTGAAGCAGCATGTTGGTGCACCGGCAATTTCCTTGGTTAATATCGGAGATATAGTCAAGGTTGGGGATGTAATAGCGAAACCTGAAGAAGGAAAACTTGGTTCAACCATTCATGCATCGATTAGTGGAAAAATATCACATATTAATGAAGAATTTATAAGAATTTCAAAATAG